From one [Ruminococcus] lactaris ATCC 29176 genomic stretch:
- a CDS encoding aldo/keto reductase, with protein MESRFFYNVDDKSEPFHNEENVSDDISEALMRGVIRDLRASIKNPQDYTARTDPNVPIEEVAGVMAIQNRCSMMARWHEVLFPVLEEFTAEAMDQNQKLLALPQDMAREKNATLAQLSLAWMLCKKPWIVPIPGTRKLEQLRENAGAADVVLTPSEVSALDDALDTIPMSEVFGGSRIVKKC; from the coding sequence TTGGAGTCTCGATTTTTTTATAATGTAGATGATAAATCAGAACCGTTTCACAATGAGGAAAACGTATCCGATGATATTTCAGAGGCTCTGATGCGGGGCGTGATCCGCGATCTGCGCGCGTCGATCAAGAATCCCCAGGACTACACAGCCCGAACCGATCCGAACGTCCCCATAGAGGAAGTGGCAGGTGTCATGGCAATTCAAAACCGTTGTTCCATGATGGCCCGGTGGCATGAGGTACTGTTCCCTGTACTGGAGGAATTTACAGCCGAGGCGATGGATCAGAATCAGAAACTGCTGGCACTGCCGCAAGATATGGCAAGGGAGAAAAACGCCACGCTAGCGCAGCTTTCTTTGGCGTGGATGCTCTGCAAAAAGCCCTGGATCGTACCGATTCCCGGCACAAGAAAGTTGGAGCAGTTGAGAGAAAATGCGGGTGCAGCCGATGTGGTACTGACGCCGTCCGAAGTCTCTGCGTTGGATGATGCTTTGGACACCATTCCCATGTCCGAAGTGTTCGGCGGATCAAGAATTGTCAAAAAATGTTAA
- a CDS encoding aldo/keto reductase — MEYVTLNNGIKMPMAGIGTFLLTPDEAEASVLNVLACGYRLIDTANAYVNEKAVGRAMKKSGVSREEIFLETKLWPAFYEQSDAVEKTLERLDTDYIDLLLIHQPAGNYIAGYKLMEKAYTEGKVKAIGLSNFSQSQIREILDICEVKPVVLQTEVHPYYQEKKLKDYLKKEGIVIQAWYPLGHGDKALLEEPLFQELGKKYGKSSAQIILRWHIQAGNIVIPGSKSPAHIQDNFDLFDFSLTAWEMAQISIMDKNVRYYTSTPELLQRYAAMVPPVDEQK; from the coding sequence ATGGAATATGTTACTTTGAACAATGGAATTAAGATGCCTATGGCAGGTATTGGAACCTTTCTTTTGACCCCGGACGAGGCGGAAGCATCCGTCCTCAATGTGCTGGCGTGTGGCTATCGCCTGATCGACACGGCAAACGCCTATGTCAATGAAAAGGCCGTAGGTCGTGCAATGAAGAAGTCCGGCGTGTCCAGAGAGGAGATTTTTCTGGAAACCAAGCTGTGGCCTGCCTTCTACGAGCAGTCTGATGCTGTGGAAAAGACACTGGAGCGGCTGGACACCGACTACATTGACCTGCTGCTCATCCACCAGCCCGCTGGAAACTATATCGCCGGTTACAAGCTGATGGAGAAAGCCTACACAGAGGGCAAGGTCAAGGCCATCGGTCTGTCCAATTTTAGCCAGTCTCAGATTCGTGAGATTCTGGATATCTGTGAGGTAAAGCCTGTAGTTTTGCAAACCGAGGTGCATCCTTACTATCAGGAGAAGAAGCTGAAAGATTACCTCAAGAAGGAAGGTATCGTCATTCAGGCATGGTATCCCCTGGGGCACGGGGACAAGGCTCTGCTTGAGGAACCCCTGTTTCAGGAACTGGGCAAAAAGTACGGGAAATCCAGTGCCCAGATTATTCTGCGCTGGCACATTCAGGCGGGCAATATCGTGATTCCCGGCTCCAAGAGCCCTGCCCACATTCAGGACAACTTTGACCTGTTCGATTTCAGCCTGACAGCATGGGAGATGGCACAGATTTCCATTATGGATAAGAATGTGCGCTACTACACCAGCACACCGGAACTGCTGCAACGGTATGCAGCTATGGTTCCTCCGGTAGACGAGCAGAAATAA